CGGGTGGTCTTCCATAATTTCCGCAATGACTTCACCGGCCTTACGTAAATTTGACGGGGAAGCTTCGGACACGCAGACCGGAACAATGCGCATATCCGGATTGATGTAATGCAAAAAAGGAACAATAACTTCAAGAGAATGTTCCCGTGAATGGGCTTTCTCATTGGAAACAAATCCAGCACCGCTTTCAATGAGTTTTGCGGACAATTCCTCATGTACATCCAGCTTACCTCCGGGAAATTCCCAGCTGCCTTTATCCCAAACCGAAAGAGGAGAGCCAAGCCCGGTGTGGTTGGGCCCGAGCAGGAAAACGGTGGAAGCAAGCTGACTCTGAGCAAGGGTCTTGCCACATGGTTCACCGGAAAACATGTACCCGGCATGAGGAAGCATGACCAGACGGTCAACAGCCCGGTCCATATGGGCTTCCGGTGTTCCAACGTACATTTCAATTTCTTTACGAAGCTGATCGGGACTATCCGGGTAAAACTGTCCGGCTACTACGGGCTGTCTGTTCATAATTACCTGCCTTAAAAATTATTGGAAAACAGGGTCCGGCTGGAATTTGGACGCATCCTGTTCAATCTTGTGAGTTGCAAGTGCTGAAGTTGCCAGACGGCCATACAGATCACCCGGCTTCTTCTCTGCCACTTCTTCCATCAGCTTCTTCCACTCGGAAATAGCCCCGGCCTTTTCATAGAGCTGGGCCAAACGAAACCGCGACGATGCCCACTCCGAATCAGTAAGAGGAATATATTTGTCATATTCAGCGGCCCATTTAAGAGC
This sequence is a window from Marinifilum sp. JC120. Protein-coding genes within it:
- the amrB gene encoding AmmeMemoRadiSam system protein B codes for the protein MNRQPVVAGQFYPDSPDQLRKEIEMYVGTPEAHMDRAVDRLVMLPHAGYMFSGEPCGKTLAQSQLASTVFLLGPNHTGLGSPLSVWDKGSWEFPGGKLDVHEELSAKLIESGAGFVSNEKAHSREHSLEVIVPFLHYINPDMRIVPVCVSEASPSNLRKAGEVIAEIMEDHPEPVSIVVSSDMSHFISADQAKKLDSMALEAIIRMDPSDLYSIVSSNQISMCGVLPMTMGMFAAKKLGSTSGKLVQYTNSGQATGDYERVVAYAGVIIS